The Stigmatella aurantiaca DW4/3-1 genome contains the following window.
GCCATCAGCCGAGCGTGCAGGAGTTCCTCCGCACGGTGGGAAAGACGCGGCGCTGACCTTTGCCTGGGCGGTGCGTTTCACCGCTCGCTGTCGAGCTGCTTCATCTGCTGCTCGGCGTAGCGCGTCCCGGCGACCTCGGAGGCGGGGAGGGCCGCCTCGATGGTCTTCAGCTCCGAGGGGGACAGCGCGATGCGGAGTGCGCCCAGCGACTCCTCGAGCTGGCTCCGCTTCCGGGCGCCGATGACGGGGACGATGCTCTGCCCCTTGGCGAGCACCCAGGCGATGGCGAGCTGGGAGGCGCTGACCCGCTTGTCCGAGGCGATGGACTTCAGCGTGTCCACGAGGCGCTGGTTCCGCGCGAGGTTTTCTCCCGAGAAGCGCGGCAGGTGCGCCCGAAAGTCTCCCTTGCCCGTGGTGGAGGAGCCGCTGAGCAGGCCTCGGGAGAGCACGCCGTAGGCGGTGACGCCGATGCCCAGCTCGGAGAGGACGGGGAAGATGGCTTCCTCGGGGCTCCGGCTCACCAGGGAGTACTCGATTTGAAGGTCGCTGATGGGGTGGACGGCGTGGGCCCGCCGGAGGGTCTCCGGCCCCACTTCGGACAGGCCGATGGCGCGCACATAGCCCGCCTTCACCAGGTCCGCGATGGCGCCAATGGTCTCCTCGATGGGAACCTGAGGGTCGAGGCGGGAGGGGCGGTAGATGTCGATGTGGTCCACGCCCAGCCGGGTCAGGCTGTAGGCCAGGAAGTTCTTCACCGCCGCGGGGCGGGCGTCATAGCCGCCCCAGGAAGCATCGGGGCCGCGCAGGGCGCCGAACTTCACCGAGAGCAGGGCCTTGTCCCGGCGGTCCTTGAGCGCGCGGCCGATGAGCATCTCGTTGTGTCCCATGCCATAGAAGTCACCTGTGTCGAGCAGTGTGATGCCCTGGTCGATGGCGGCGTGGATGGTGGCGATGCTCTCGTGCTCATCCGAGGGGCCGTACATGCCGGACATTCCCATGCACCCGAGCGCCAGGGGGAAGACCTTCGGGCCGTGGGTCCCGAGCTGCCGGGGGAGGTGCTTGTTCTGCGTTGCCATGAATGATCTCCTTGGAATGCAGGCAACGTAAGCGCGCCGGTTTTCACCAGCAATAAGGCACCGGTTCGTTCCATAGTTACCCGGTGGAAACCAAGGAGGCCTCGGTGGCGTCAGACGGTCAGCCCGAGAAGGAAGCGCTCGTCCGGGAGATCCTCGGGCGGGTGGCGGACAAGTGGACGTTGATCATCATCGATATCCTGGCGGAAGAGGGGGAGTTGCGCTTCACGCGGATTCGCGAGCGTGCCAGCGGCGTGAGCCAGAAGATGCTCACCCAAACGCTGCGGCAGATGGAGCGGGATGGGCTCGTGACACGCCGGGTGTACCCGGTCGTCCCGCCCCGGGTGGATTACAAGCTCACGCCGCTCGGAGAGAGCCTGGGCGAGGCGGTCTGTGCCATGTGGCTCTGGGTCGAGAAGCACTTCGAGGAGGTCGTCCGGGCCCGCCAGGCGTTCGCGCTTCAGACTGCTTCCGCGCCGGGACCGTCCATTCCATGAGCCTTCTTCGAATCTGTGCCTGCTCGCTGCTGATCCCTGCGCTCGGCCATGCGAAGGCGCCCTCCCTCGCGGCGCAGCGGTGGTGGTCGCACGTGGAGGCGCTGGCCAGTGACGGGATGGAGGGCCGCGATACGGGCAGTGCGGGCTATGTCCGCGCCGCCGAGTACGTGGCGGCGAAGCTGGCCGAGGCGGGGGTTCAGCCTGGGGTGGGCACGGGGTTTCTGCAGGAGGTCCCCCTCCAGTCACGACGGCTGGTGCGCGAGAAAAGCCGGCTGGCGCTGGTTCGGGAGGGAGGGGAAGAGCCGTTGCTGCTCGGCCAGGATCTGATTCTGAGCCCTGGCTCGAGCCGCGCGGGGCCCGTGGAGGCCGGGCTCGTCTTCGCCGGGTATGGGCTGACCATTCCAGAGGCTGGACATGACGATCTGGCGGGGTTGGATCTCCGGGGCAAGGTGCTGGTCGTCCTGAGCGGAGGAACGCCGCCGGGCGTGGCGAGCAACCTCGCCGCGCACTACAAGTCGCGGGAGGAGCTCGCACGCACGTATGCCCGTGCAGGCGTCGTGGGCATGTTGATGGTGAGGAATCCCCGGACGCAGGAGATGCCTTGGGAGCGGGCCGCGGGAAGCATGCTGCAACCGGCGATGATGCTGGCCAAGCCCACCGAGCAGGAGGAGGGCGGCATTCCGTTGTTGGGGAGCATCAACCCATTGAGCGCGGACAAGCTCTTCGCGGGCAGTGGCCACACCTTCGGGGAGCTGGTAGCCCTGGCGGATTCGGGCAAGCCGATGCCACGCTTCGCGCTGCCCGCCTCGGTCCGGGGCCATCTCGAACTCGAGCAGTCGCAGCTCCATTCGTTCAATGTCGTGGGCCGTCTGCCGGGGGGGGATCCAGCGCTGGCGGAGGAGGCCGTGGTGCTCACGGCGCACTTGGACCACGTGGGCTTCGGTCAGCCCGTGAACGGTGACAGCCTCTACAACGGTGCCATGGACAACGCCACGGGCGTGGCCGCGCTGCTGGAGGTGGCCCGGTCCTTTCAGGAGAGCAAGGGACGGAAGCCGCGCCGGACCATCCTGTTCGTGGCCGTGACGGCGGAGGAGAAAGGGCTGCTGGGCTCGCGCTGGTTCGCCGAGCATCCTCCCGAGGGCACGGGGCGGGTGGTGGCCAACGTGAACACGGACATGTTCCTGCCCCTGACACCGCTCAAGCGGATCATCGCCTATGGGAAGGAGGAGTCCTCCCTGGCCGTGCCCTTGAAAGCCAGTGCCGCGCGCATGGGCATCGAGGTGCTGCCGGATCCCAATCCCGATGCGAACACCTTCGTGAGGAGTGATCAGTACAGCTTCATTCGCCAGGGGGTGCCGGCGCTGTCCCTCAAGTTCGGTTACCGCAAGGGCTCGGCGGAGGAGGCCCTCTTCAAGGAGTGGCGCATGAAGCGCTACCACGCCCCCGCCGATGATCTGTCTCAGCCCATGGACCGCGAGGCGGCCGTCCACTTCGTGAAGCTCCTGGCGGATCTCACGCAGCGGATCGCGGATGCCCCCTCCCGGCCTCGCTGGAACGGGGACAGCTTCTTCAAGCGGTTCGAATCGCCCCCTGCGTCCAGTTCCCCCACGCCATGATGATCTCGAATCCACTTGGGGGCATCCGGGGTCCGTGGCGGTGTCTGGGGTCCGTGGCGGGGGCGATGGCGTTGTGGATGCTGCCCGCGTGTGGGGAGCGCTCGCCGCAGGAGCCTCCTGCTTCCGTGTGCGAGGGCTGGGCCGGCGGAGGCATGCAGTGGGGCACGGCCCAGGGCGACGCGGTGCTGGACCTGGTCATCGACGCTCAATCCCGCCTCTACGTGGC
Protein-coding sequences here:
- a CDS encoding winged helix-turn-helix transcriptional regulator; translated protein: MASDGQPEKEALVREILGRVADKWTLIIIDILAEEGELRFTRIRERASGVSQKMLTQTLRQMERDGLVTRRVYPVVPPRVDYKLTPLGESLGEAVCAMWLWVEKHFEEVVRARQAFALQTASAPGPSIP
- a CDS encoding M28 family metallopeptidase; protein product: MSLLRICACSLLIPALGHAKAPSLAAQRWWSHVEALASDGMEGRDTGSAGYVRAAEYVAAKLAEAGVQPGVGTGFLQEVPLQSRRLVREKSRLALVREGGEEPLLLGQDLILSPGSSRAGPVEAGLVFAGYGLTIPEAGHDDLAGLDLRGKVLVVLSGGTPPGVASNLAAHYKSREELARTYARAGVVGMLMVRNPRTQEMPWERAAGSMLQPAMMLAKPTEQEEGGIPLLGSINPLSADKLFAGSGHTFGELVALADSGKPMPRFALPASVRGHLELEQSQLHSFNVVGRLPGGDPALAEEAVVLTAHLDHVGFGQPVNGDSLYNGAMDNATGVAALLEVARSFQESKGRKPRRTILFVAVTAEEKGLLGSRWFAEHPPEGTGRVVANVNTDMFLPLTPLKRIIAYGKEESSLAVPLKASAARMGIEVLPDPNPDANTFVRSDQYSFIRQGVPALSLKFGYRKGSAEEALFKEWRMKRYHAPADDLSQPMDREAAVHFVKLLADLTQRIADAPSRPRWNGDSFFKRFESPPASSSPTP
- a CDS encoding aldo/keto reductase, encoding MATQNKHLPRQLGTHGPKVFPLALGCMGMSGMYGPSDEHESIATIHAAIDQGITLLDTGDFYGMGHNEMLIGRALKDRRDKALLSVKFGALRGPDASWGGYDARPAAVKNFLAYSLTRLGVDHIDIYRPSRLDPQVPIEETIGAIADLVKAGYVRAIGLSEVGPETLRRAHAVHPISDLQIEYSLVSRSPEEAIFPVLSELGIGVTAYGVLSRGLLSGSSTTGKGDFRAHLPRFSGENLARNQRLVDTLKSIASDKRVSASQLAIAWVLAKGQSIVPVIGARKRSQLEESLGALRIALSPSELKTIEAALPASEVAGTRYAEQQMKQLDSER